A window of Chryseobacterium aquaeductus genomic DNA:
GCATTTCTTAATTCATATGCCAGAAGTTCGGTAGAAATTTGAGTTGTGATGGCTTCCTTCACTTTATTAATTGCTTCCTTAGATTTTTGCAAAGCTTCAAAATGACGCTGATTCGTGATGACCACGTTATTTTCTTCGGATTTTAACTGTTCTACATAAGATGAAAGTTCGTTTTTAAGATCCTCAATATTCTGATTCTCAACTGCCGAAATTGTGATAAAATCAAAATCTTGAGAAATTGCATTTCTCAAAACACTTTCAACATTTTGATAATGATTGGGAGAAACCTCATCAATTTTTGTGGCGCAGATAATCGATTTCAAATCTTCTCTTATCAAAGATTGAATCATCTGAATATCATCCGAAAAATCTTCTGTTGCAGCATCGATCAGGTAAACCAAAACATTCGCATTATCTACCTTTTCTTTAGCTTTTTTCACACCAATAGCTTCGATTTCATCTATTGTATCTCGCAAACCAGCGGTATCAATCAAACGGAAAGCATGACCTTTGATATGAAGAATCTCTTCAATCGTATCTCGTGTAGTTCCGGCAATATTGCTTACAATCGCACGTTCTTCTTTCAGTAAAGCGTTCAGTAAAGTAGATTTTCCGGCATTTGGTTTCCCGATAATTGCCACGGCAGTTCCGTTTTTGATGGCATTTCCGTATTGGAAACTCTCTATCAAAGAATTTAGTTTATTTTCAATTTTATCAAGCAATTGATTCAAAGCTGATCTGTCTGCAAATTCTACGTCTTCTTCAGCAAAATCCAATTCCAATTCTATCAGCGATACAAAATTCAACAAGTCAGTTCTCAGAAAAGAAATTTCATTGGTAATGCCGCCTTTTAGCTGATTCAAAGCTACTTTTCTGGAAGCTTCATTTTCCGAAGCAATCAAATCTGCAATAGATTCTGCCTGGCTCAAATCGATTCTTCCGTTGATAAATGCGCGCATCGTAAATTCTCCTGCTTTTGCCATTCTCGCTCCGTTTTTTATTAAGACTTCAAGAATTTTTTTTGCAATATGTGGCGAACCGTGAAAAGAAATCTCTACAGAATCTTCTGCCGTAAAGGTTTTCGGAGCTTTAAAAACAGAAACCATCACTTCATCAATCATCTCATTATCATCTTTTATGAATCCGTAATGAACGGTATGAGATTGAGCTTTTTCGAGATTTTTACCTTCAAAAATTTTCGAACAAACCGATATAGCATCGTCTCCCGAAATTCTGATAATTCCGATTGCTCCAATTCCGTTCGCAGTTGCCAAAGCGCAGATAGTGTCGTGATTCATAGTGCAAAATTACGGAAATATTTGTGTTTTAATGAGCACTAGGATTTTGTCAGGTACAAAATATATTTGACTTCAATTATTTAATAACTAATGCCAATAAGCAATATTCACTATGTTTTAAATTTAGATGTTAAAAAATAATAGAATTAAAATTTAGGTTTAATCTAGTTTCACTCCAAAAAAATGCCCCACTAAAGCGGTAACTACCATCGCAACTGTACCCCAAAAACAAATTCTCAAGACAGCTGCTTTAATATTAGATCCGCCTGCTTTCGCTGCAACTGCGCCTAAAATCATAAGAAATATAATTGAAAAAGCATATTGGTAGTATACCATTTCTTTTTCGGGTGCAAAAACAGCTAAAATTACCGGCAATAAGGCACCTGCAATAAAGGAAAAAAATGAAGCCACAGCTGCCAGAAAAGGTTTTGCCTGAGTAATTTCATTAATTCCCAATTCATCTTTTGCGTGTGCTTCTAAGGCGTTATGTAAGGTAAGTTCTGTTGCAACCTGCAAAGCTGTTTGCTTGCTGACTCCTCTTTTTTCGTAGATCTTTGCCAATTCTTGCAATTCAATCTCAGGTATTTCTTCCAGCTCTTTTTTTTCTCTTTGCAAGTCTGCGGTTTCGGTGTCAGATTGTGAACTCACCGACACATATTCTCCGGCAGCCATAGACATTGCCCCGGCGATCATTCCTGCGAGAGCAGTCAGAATGATAAGTTCTCTGCTGGGACTTGCAGCTGCCACGCCTATTACAATACTTGTTGTGGAAAGCAAACCGTCATTCGCTCCTAAGACCGACGCACGAAGCCAGCCTACTCTATTAACGTAATGTTTTTCTAATGGATAATGCATCATTTAAAGATTTAAGACCAAACCCAAACCGACAGATTTTGACTGAATGACCGGATAGATGAAAGTTACACGTTTTGAATCATTATTTTTAAAAATCTTATCAACTAAAGGAAAAATCCAGTAAGCGATTTCGGTACTTAAGATACCAAAACCTGCTCCTGCAACAATATCTCCTACCCAATGTTTATCGTTAAAAGCTCTGTAAATCCCTGTAAAAGCGGCGATTGGATATCCGGATAATGCAAGCCATATATTTTCATCTTTATATTCCCTGAAAAGAAAATGTGCCGATGAAAAAGCAGTTGCAGTGTGACCCGAAGGAAAAGATAAACTATTTGACTTATCCGGACGTTCTTCTTTCACCAAGTGTTTCAACGGTAACGTAACAGAAGCTACAATAAGTTGAGATGTTCCGTAGATAATCGTCCGTTCCTTGAAATTGTGCTTACCTTTTAAACCTGAGAGATTGTAGCCGTAGACTATTGCTGCAGGAAGATACTGAGTATAATTATCGAGCTTTATTTGCTTGGGTTGATGTTCGCTGATCTCATATTTTGTTGTACTGTTAAGATTTTTTAGCGCATCAGAATTTAAACTTATCACACCGAAACCTATAAAAGCTGTCGGAATTATCAGTTTTTTATAACTAAAATGATACATCTCATCGTTATATTTTTTCGATTCTTTTGCAGTGATTATTACAGAATCTTTCATCACTTTGTACTGCCCAAAACAAAACATTGAGCAGTACAAGATGAATGAAGTGGTGAGCAATTTTAATATCATTATTTAAATCTCAGATTAAGCGAAATAATATCTGACTTCATACCAATGGATTTGGTATAATGACCATATCTGATTTCCAGCATATTAAGTCGCTGTATTCCGAATAATCCGTTTTTTGGGTTGATGCGGATTCCGGCTCCATAAAAATGACTGTTGAAGGTTGAAAGATCATAGTTGCTGGTATAAAAATTATTAAAATTGGTATGTTGCTGATTGGGCAGAAAATATTTCGCACCACTTTGAGAATAGTATCTGTAAAACGGACTCACTGATAAGAAAGGTGAAATTTTCACAGGCGTTTCTATATTGATGGTATGAGATTTCAATCCCCAATCGTCTGTGTAATAGCGGTAATAACTTCGCAGAATGATTTTATCTCCAAAGAAATAATTGGCTCGAATTCCTACCGGAAGTTTAAATCTTTTGTCCGGCAAGGCTTCCTGATGCACAGAACCATCCGTAAAATAAACCCTATGAAAAGGCAGACTGAGATAACCTGTCTGTTGAACGGCATCAGTCATTAATTCCAATTGAAAATTCTTATTAATGATCTGTGAATAAGATAGCGAAAATGCAAACGTATTTCGTCCGCTCGTCCCAGTACTTTGTACAGAGGAATCTTCCCTCAATTCTATCGGTGCAATCATTGATACCTGATCAATAAATGTCTGAAATCTTGCGGTAAACTCGCCCATTCTATTAGGTGTCTTTTGAGCAAAACCAATATTTGCACCCATCGACTGATAGTCGTATTCTCCGGAATATGAAACGCCAGCCATTAACGTACTTCCTTTTGATTCATTTTCACGACTCCAGCCAAGCGAAGGATAAAATCTGGTGTCTGCGCTTGAAGCTGAAGAATTGGCTTTCAGATCAATCATATCTGACGATGCAGACGTATAATGATCTATCCCAAGATCAAAAGTGAACTTATTCTTTCTGAATTTTTTGTCATATTTTACCATGACAACATCTATGGAATTGGAAATATCTGTGAGCTTTTCTGACCCCACTCCACCAGTAACCGCAGCATTGTTTCCGTCTTGTTTATAATAGCTTGAGACAAGATTGATCTCATCCAGACTCAGTTTTTTTGATGGTTCGGTATTGGCATTTTCTTGTGCGTGAGCGTTGAAAAATCCGAAAAGCGCAATGATGTTTATAATTACTTTTTTCATTTTAATTCTTTATAAATATTAGTAATTAATTGCATCCACACCCACCGCCAACTTTGCCGGCATTAGCTCCCGAAGAACCTTCACGATAAGATTGGAAACTCAGTTCTGTTTTTTCAATTGTTCGGTTTCCCAAAACCATTTCAGCATCATTGAGTTTATTTTTTTCGTATTCTTTTACTGTTGTACAAGAATGAATCATTGAAAGGGCAAAAAAAACAGATATGCCCATTATTATTTTTATTGAAATATTTTTCATTTCGAATTGTTGTTTAATTATTAAAAAATCAAGCAGAATCGATGATTCTATTTTGAATTTTGATTTTAAAGATTAATTGGAATCTTTGACTTCAACACGTATTGTTATTTGTGTTTAAAGAGAATCTATAATATTATTTAAAATTGATGTTTTTGGAAGAATGAATCTTATTTTGATCATCAATGATGATGCATTCTAAATGATTGATCTGATTGACGAGACCAATTGCCGCATCGATTCCCATAATCGTGACGGGCGTTGCCATCGCATCAGCAATCTCGGCATTCGGACAAATTATAGTCACACTTTTGATACCAGAAATCGGCATTCCCGTTTTGGGATTGATGGTGTGAGAATATTTCTTACCGTCTATCACTACAAATTTCTCGTAATTCCCGGAAGTTGCCACGGAAGTATTGGTGATGTTCATATAAGAAAACGGAAGCGCAGCATTGTCCGGATCTGCAATCCCGATCGTCCACGGTTTTCCGTCTGCCTGTGATCCCCAAGTTGTAAGATCTCCGGAAGCATTTACAACTCCAGAAGAAACACCTCTTTGTTGAAGAATTCTTTTTGCCATTTCCGCAGCGTAACCTTTACCGATGCCGCCAAAACCTATTCTCATTCCTTTTTCTTTCAAAAAAATAGTTTGATTTTCTGCGTTCAAAAGAATGTTTTTATAATTGACGAGTTTGAGATGTTCTTTTACCAGTTCGGGATTAGGAAGCTGCTGCATTTCACGGTCGAAGTTCCAAAAGGTTTTATCGATTCCACCATAAGAAATATCAAAATAACCATCAGTTATATCACTGATTCGCAGACTTCTTTCGATCAACTGAAAAACTTCTGTATCTACATTTATTGGTTTAATTCCCGCATTTTTGTTGATGAGATTGGTTTGACTGTCATCACTGTAAGTCGTGAGCAATTTTTCAATCCTGACGATTTCCGAAACTGCGGCTTCAATATGTTTTAAAGCAATTCTTTCACTTTCATCAACGACTGTGATTTCAAACATATTTCCCATCAATTTTTGGGATTTGCGAAACTCTTTCTGCATTTTTTCTTATTTTTTCTGATAAAAACTTCGAATCTCATTGCTGAAAGCAAGTGCTTCCTGCGACGGCAAACCTTCCCATGTTTTCAGAACTTTTCCTTCAGAATTCAATAAAATTGTATAAGGAAATAAGCCTTTTGGGTTATAACGATCTGCCAAAACTGCATTTTCTTTTTTGATTTCTGCAGAAGGCTGATTTTTCTTGCTTCTTGGAAAATCTGCATTCACATATTCCAAAATATGATCGGTTGAGAGCTTCTTGAAAGCATCAGTTTCAATAATATTTTTGTGCAGTTTGATACACGGAATGCACCAATCTGAACCGGAAAAATTGAGAAGTATCAATTCGTTTTGCTCGGAAGCGTTTTTTTTCGCCTGTTCGAAACGTGTCTGTGCGTTGGCAAAAACCGAGAATAGCGCCAACATTGTGGCAGCAAATATTTTTTTCATTTGTTTAAGAAGAATTTAATAATAGAACCAGTTAAGCCTGAATGTTTAAAACATTCAGATATAAATTTTATAATTTGTAGAAATTTGAGATTTTGAATTAAATCACAAGAAATGATTTACGCGTACTTCGGTGGTTGCCAAATAGAATGCACGTAACCTTTGATGTAAAAATCTTCGTCAAAAGAAGGAATGCTGTGAACTTTGTAATACTTATACTCTTTGCCTGAAAACTCAAAACTGAACGCCGTATTGATCGTAAACACAAGCGATAAAGTAGAATGTATGATAAAAGGAAGTTTTCTGTCAGTTTTATAATCTGCGTCTTTCGCAGGATGATCATAGTGCATTTTGAGAAATCCACCGAACGACATATCGGGATTAAGTTTTTTGTGTTCGCAATAATGCTCAACAAGAATTGGAAGTTTCAAAATCTGATTGAGTTCAGTTGTTGAAACTAAATAAAGAGAAAGCAATAATATGGAAATCCACTTTTTCACAAATCAAAATTATGAAATGTTTCTTTAAGAATGAATATAAATAAAGAGTTCTCCACTTTTAAAATAAAATATGAAATTTTTCACTTTAATAAAAAATATCTAAAATAAAATAAGCCTGATATCAAGTGACAAAAGGCTTATTTTTATATCTATTTTAAAAGTTTAACTTACAATCAAAGAGGGCTTACCAATTCCAAAAACCATTCTTTCACTTCACCTTCCAAGTGCGGTGCTAGTTTTTCTTCACAAATTCTGTGGTAATTGTTTAACCATCGAATTTCGTTTTCAGAAAGAATTTCCTTTGCAATAGTATCTTTGAAGAACGGACAAAAAGTTAAAGTTTCAAACTCATAAAAAGTTCCGAAATCTGTTTTTTCAGATTCTTTTACTGCAATAAGATTTTCATGGCGAATTCCGTATTCTCCTTCTACATAAAATCCCGGCTCGTTTGAACATACCATTCCCACAAGTAATTCCTGAGGATTCATATCTTTCCTGATGTTTTGCGGACCTTCATGCACATTCATAAAACTTCCCACACCATGCCCTGTTCCGTGGTTATAATCTTTTCCATTCATCCATAAAGGAAGTCTGGCAATGGCATCGAGCTGTACTCCTTTTGTTCCTTTTGGAAATTTAACCATAGAAAGGCGGATCAAACCCTGTAAAACTAAAGTTGAATTGATCTTAAATTCCTCAGAAGCTGCTCCTAAAGCTAAAGTTCTCGTAATATCTGTGGTTCCTTCTAAATATTGACCGCCGGAATCAACCAAAATGGTAGCTTCATTGGTAACATCTTTGCTGCCTTCTTTTTTTGCAGAGTAGTGCATGATGGCACCATTATCTTTGTATCCAACGATACTTCCGAAACTCTCGCCAACAAAATTTTCTCCTTCTGCACGGAAACCTCTTAATTTTTCGCCAATAGAAAATTCGTTCATAGTTTGTTTTCCAGCATTATGGGTTAACCAATACAGGAATTTCACCATTGCAACGCCGTCTCTCTCCATTACTTTTCTGAAACCTTCCAATTCAGTTTCATTTTTTTGAGCCTTCATTAAATTTCCGGGAACAGCAGCCTTTACGAATTCATTTCCTATTTTTAAGGCTTCAAATATCGACTGATTGCTGTTTGGAGAAACTAAAACTTTCTCGTTTCTGATATTTTTTAAATGATTATAAAACTCCTCATAAGGCATCATTTTTACCCAGGCTTCATCCATCTGTTTTCTTGCTTCCACCTCCATTTTTTCAAGATCAGTGAACAACATTGCATCATTTTTCGTAATAATAATATATCCTAAAAATACAGGATTGCTTTCCACATCGCTTCCTCTCAAGTTCAGAGTCCAGGCAACATCATCCAAACTGGAAATGATATGAAAGGTCACTTCCATATCCTCCATCTTCTGGCGAATGGCAGAGATTTTATCTGTCACAGATTTTCCCGCTCTCTCAACCGGATGTGTATAGATAGGATTTTTTGAAGGTTCTCCCCTTTCTTTCCAGACGCTTTTCAAAAGTGGAAGATCTACCAGAGTAATATTTTTCGGACTTAATTTTGAATGTAAAAGTTCCCAATTGGTATGAGAAGTAGCAATTCCGTTTACGGCAACTTTCCCATTGGCAGGAATTTCAGCGATGATCCAATCGATGTATTGAGGCGTTCCCTCCATACCATCTTTGAAAAGATCAATTCCTGAGCCGGAAAGTTCAATGGGTGCCTGAGTAAAATATCTTCCATCCGTCCACAATCCAGCTTTTTCTTTTGTAATCACCACAAAACCTGCTGAGCCCAAAAAGCCTGATAACCAAGCTCTCTCTTGCCATTCTTCGGGTAAATATTCACTCATGTGTGGATCTGCGGAGTATACAATAAATGCATCAACATTATTTTTCTGCATTTCTTCACGAAGCGCTGCTACTTTTTCCTTTGAAGTCATTTTATAATTTTTAAAAACCGAAAGTTACAAAAAAATCAATTTCCTTGCGTGATTTGGTGAGGGCATTTATAACTGTTTTCATCTAAGTTTAGGAATTATCAAATAGAGCTTTCGAACAACGGTTTTGCCTTTTAGCCTCTATTCTCCGTTAGTAACAGTAAATCTAAAAGATCAAATCAAAATTTAAAACATTCCAATATAACAACTTATGATGGAACCACGATTTTCAGATACCACACTACCAAATCATTATCAATATCATCAAATTTTGGAAAGATTCTTGCTATATTTTAAATATGAAAACACAGAATTACCAAAACCACAGAAAATTTTATACTCCACATCATTTTATTTTTCTTCCTCTGCTCATACTTTTAGAAGGAATCGGAATTTATAAAATTTGGAATGATACACAACATCAATTGATCTGGATCTTGTTTTCAATAGTCATATTTCTGATTTTGTATCTGGCGATCATGGTAAGACAACATTATGCTTTAGGCAATCAAAATCGTATTATAAGATTAGAATTTAAACAAAGATATTTTGAGATTTTTACTAAAAGATCTGATGACGTTTGTGAAAAATTAAATTTCGGACAGATTGCAGCATTGAGATTTGCTTATGACGATGAGTTTAAGGAACTTTTAGATAAAGCTTTAAATGAAAATATGTCCGGCGATACCATCAAAAAATCAATTAAAAACTGGAAACCCGATTTCCATAGAGTTTAAAATAAACCATTAAAAATAAATATTATGAAAAAGTTTACATTGTACAGTATTTCTTTATTCAGTTTACTGTTGCTAACAAGTTGTGAAGCGGTAGAAACAATCTTCAAAGCGGGTATGTGGTGGGGATTTATCTTGGTAGGTGGCGTAATAGCTCTTATTATCTGGCTATTTTCTAGGGGTAAAAACTCTTAACCAAATTATTTTATGGATCAATCAGACCTTGAGATTATCTCTCACCTGAAACCTTCGAAGATCGTAAAAATTATGAAAGATCCGGTAGCTTCTGCAAAGGCGGTGAATCTTGTATACACTTCCGATGCAGAAATTCCCGGTATTTTGCGAAAAAAGAAAGGTAAAAAATATGCGTATTTTAAAGACGGTGAAAAAATCAAAGACAAAGAAGAGATTACAAGAATCAATAGTCTGGTAATACCGCCGGCCTGGGAAAACGTTTGGATTTGTTCTATTAATAATGGTCATCTTCAGGCAACAGGTCTTGATGCAAGAAAAAGAAAACAATACAGATATCATCCTTTGTGGAGTGCGTTGAGAAATCATACAAAGTTTTACCGTATGCTTCAATTTGGTTACGCATTGCCACAAATCCGATTACAACTGGAAAAAGATTTAGCCCTAAGAAATTTTGAAAAGCGAAAAATTCTTGCCCTGATTGTTAGTTTGATGCAACGTACCAATATCAGAATTGGTAATAACATTTACGAAAAACTATATGGTTCTTTTGGTCTGACGACGCTTAAGGGAAAGCACGTAAAAGTTGAGGGACAAAAAATCAATTTCTCATTTAAAGGAAAAAAAGGAGTCATGCATGATGTTGATCTTAAAAGTAAAAGATTGGCAAAATTGATCACCAAATGCAAAGAAATTCCGGGGAAAGAACTTTTTCAGTATTACGATGATGAAGGAAATCGTCATGCGGTAGATTCCGGGATGGTGAATGAATATATTAAAGAATTAAGCGGGGAAGATTTTACAGCAAAAGATTTCAGAACGTGGTCAGGAACCGTAAATGCGTTAATTGCCTTCAAAGAAATCGGATATGCTGAAAATAATTCTCAATACAAAAAGAAAGTAAAAGCTGCCCTGGAAATCGTTGCCGAACATTTGGGAAATACAAGTACGGTCTGCAGGAAATACTACGTACATCCTTTAGTCATCAATCTTTATGAAAATAATTCGATTAAAAAATACCTTGATGAATTGGAAAAAATAGAAGAAAATGATGGCAAAGCAGGATTGACACACGAGGAAAAATTAGTTTTAAAAATTTTGGAAAACGAGAAGATGTGATGAGTTCAATAGTGAATGGTCAATTCGCTGCGCTTGCCAATTTATCACTTCCTGTACATTCACCATTCACTTCTGACAAAATTCAAGTAAAAAATGAATGGCAGATTGTCAATTCGCTGCGATTGTCAATTTGTAAATCAATCCAAAACTCACCATTCAATTGTGAAGTAAAATCGACCTTTGAAATTTTAAACAACAAAGTAAAATTGACCCTTGACACAATTTTTGACATCAAATAAAAGTTGTAAATTTGTATCATTAGCAAACTATAAAATAATACAACGTAATATGTCAAAAGCAATTTCGCAAGTACCATTTGCAGTAAACGAGCCGGTAAATTCTTACGAGCCTGGTTCTAAAGAAGTAAAATCTCTGATCGCTCAGTACAAAAAAATGTGGGCGGAAAAAATTGAGATTCCAATGGTTATCAATGGTAAAGAAGTGAAAACTGACGATAAGGTGCAACTTCAATCTCCACAAGATCATGCTCACGATTTCGGGTTTTACCACAAAGGAACGATGCAACACGTAGATGACGCAATCAACGCTGCTCTTGCTGCTAAAAAACAGTGGAACGATCTTGGTTGGGAACACCGCGCAGCCATTTTCTTAAAAGCTGCTGATCTTTTGGCAGGTCCTTATAGAGACGTTATCAACGCTGCAACAATGATCGGACAGTCTAAAAACGTTCATCAGGCAGAGATTGATGCGGCTTGTGAGTTCATCGATTTCTTGAGATTCAATGTAGAATTCATGACAGAAATGTATTCTGAACAACCAGTATCTGATGCAGGGATTTGGAATCGTGTAGAATACAGACCTTTAGAAGGATTCGTTTTTGCAGTAACTCCTTTCAACTTTACCGCAATTTCCGGAAACTTGCCTGCTTGTATGGCAATGCTTGGAAACGTTGTGGTTTGGAAACCTTCAGACAAACAAATCTATTCTGCAAAAGTAATCATGGATGTTTTAACAGAAGCAGGACTTCCTGCCGGAGTGATCAACATGATTTTCACAGACGGAAAAGAAACTGCTGAGAAAGTTTTGGCACACAAAGATTTTGCGGGACTTCATTTTACAGGTTCTACCAAAGTTTTCCAAGGAATGTGGAAAATGATTGGTGACAATATACACAATTACAGAACTTACCCAAGAATCGTTGGAGAAACTGGTGGAAAAGATTTCGTGATTGCTCACCCTTCAGCGAACGTAGAAGCAGTTGCAACAGGTTTGGTAAGAGGTTCTTTTGAATATCAAGGGCAAAAATGTTCTGCTGCTTCAAGAGCTTATATCCCAAGATCACTTTGGGCAGACGTAAAAAAAGTGATGGAAACTCAGATCAATTCTATTAAAATTGGTTCACCAGAAGATCCTTCAAACTTTGTGAATGCAGTAATTGATAAAAATTCATTCGAAAAATGCAAAGGTTATATTGAAAGAGCTCAGGCATCAAGCAATGCAGAAGTAATCATTGGTGGTAAATGTGACGATTCTAAAGGTTGGTTTGTAAATCCTACTGTTATCGAAACTACTGATCCTCAATACGAAAGTATGGTAGAAGAAATCTTCGGTCCTATCTTATCGGTTTACGTTTATGAAGATAAAGACTGGACGGAAACATTAAAAATAGTAGATTCTTCATCTCCTTATTCATTGACGGGTTCTGTGTTTTCACAAGACAGATATGCAACAGATGAGGCTTTCAAGGCTTTGGAAAATGCATCAGGAAACTTCTACATCAATGATAAACCAACCGGTGCAGTTGTAGGTCAGCAGCCTTTCGGTGGTGGTAGAGCTTCAGGAACCAATGATAAAGCAGGCTCTAAAATGAATCTACTAAGATGGACATCAGTAAGAAGCATCAAAGAAACTTTTGTTTCTCCTAAAGATTATAAATATCCATACTTAGGATAATTTAAATTTAATAAAGAAGTGTAGATATTAATAAAATACTACCTTATTTTTAAACAAACTAAAGCCTCGAATTGTCTTCGGGGCTTTTTTATCTAAAATTTAACAAAAATTTAATATTTTTATCGATCAATTAATATCAAAATGAGATTTTTCGGAATAATTATTGAATAGACCTCTGTATACCATTAAAAAATATTATTATGAAAAAGTTTTTATTATTAACCTTAGGAATAGGATTTTTTGCAGTAAGTTGCGGAACTAAAGAAAAACAAATGTCATCCAGTAACACAGATTCTACAATGACGGACACAACAATGGAAGTTGCACCGCCTGTAGCAGATACGATGACAACAGTACCAATGGACACAATGAAAGTTGATACTATGGCAACTCCTACAACGAGATAAAAAGTCAGATTTAAAATTGAAATCCGCAGATCAGTATTCTGCGGATTTTTTTTATATTTGAATCGTAAACAATTAAAGATATTATTATGAAAAAACTATTTATAGGAGCGATTTTGGGACTGTTGACATTAGGAAGCTGCGCTCAAAACAAGGAAAACAGAGAAGAGTTTAAAGCAAATCACGATAAAGATGCACTGCGAAACGACATGGGAGATTCAGCGGTAGCAAACTCAGAACAAAATCCGTCTGATACTACAAATCTGGCGAATGACACCATAAAAAAACCAACAGATTACGAAAGCAAAGAATCTCGTCCGAATACTCAAGTAGGAGGTTCAAGATAAAAACTCATCCACAGAAATTCTGTGGATTTTTTGTTTTCATAAAATAATTTGTTACAATTTAATTCTAAA
This region includes:
- a CDS encoding cytochrome C551 is translated as MKKFLLLTLGIGFFAVSCGTKEKQMSSSNTDSTMTDTTMEVAPPVADTMTTVPMDTMKVDTMATPTTR
- a CDS encoding DNA topoisomerase IB — encoded protein: MDQSDLEIISHLKPSKIVKIMKDPVASAKAVNLVYTSDAEIPGILRKKKGKKYAYFKDGEKIKDKEEITRINSLVIPPAWENVWICSINNGHLQATGLDARKRKQYRYHPLWSALRNHTKFYRMLQFGYALPQIRLQLEKDLALRNFEKRKILALIVSLMQRTNIRIGNNIYEKLYGSFGLTTLKGKHVKVEGQKINFSFKGKKGVMHDVDLKSKRLAKLITKCKEIPGKELFQYYDDEGNRHAVDSGMVNEYIKELSGEDFTAKDFRTWSGTVNALIAFKEIGYAENNSQYKKKVKAALEIVAEHLGNTSTVCRKYYVHPLVINLYENNSIKKYLDELEKIEENDGKAGLTHEEKLVLKILENEKM
- a CDS encoding DUF6526 family protein, which translates into the protein MKTQNYQNHRKFYTPHHFIFLPLLILLEGIGIYKIWNDTQHQLIWILFSIVIFLILYLAIMVRQHYALGNQNRIIRLEFKQRYFEIFTKRSDDVCEKLNFGQIAALRFAYDDEFKELLDKALNENMSGDTIKKSIKNWKPDFHRV
- the pruA gene encoding L-glutamate gamma-semialdehyde dehydrogenase translates to MSKAISQVPFAVNEPVNSYEPGSKEVKSLIAQYKKMWAEKIEIPMVINGKEVKTDDKVQLQSPQDHAHDFGFYHKGTMQHVDDAINAALAAKKQWNDLGWEHRAAIFLKAADLLAGPYRDVINAATMIGQSKNVHQAEIDAACEFIDFLRFNVEFMTEMYSEQPVSDAGIWNRVEYRPLEGFVFAVTPFNFTAISGNLPACMAMLGNVVVWKPSDKQIYSAKVIMDVLTEAGLPAGVINMIFTDGKETAEKVLAHKDFAGLHFTGSTKVFQGMWKMIGDNIHNYRTYPRIVGETGGKDFVIAHPSANVEAVATGLVRGSFEYQGQKCSAASRAYIPRSLWADVKKVMETQINSIKIGSPEDPSNFVNAVIDKNSFEKCKGYIERAQASSNAEVIIGGKCDDSKGWFVNPTVIETTDPQYESMVEEIFGPILSVYVYEDKDWTETLKIVDSSSPYSLTGSVFSQDRYATDEAFKALENASGNFYINDKPTGAVVGQQPFGGGRASGTNDKAGSKMNLLRWTSVRSIKETFVSPKDYKYPYLG
- a CDS encoding phosphatidate cytidylyltransferase; its protein translation is MKKFTLYSISLFSLLLLTSCEAVETIFKAGMWWGFILVGGVIALIIWLFSRGKNS